One part of the Sphingobacterium sp. LZ7M1 genome encodes these proteins:
- a CDS encoding phosphatase PAP2 family protein encodes MKRVIVLILLCLSQWSVAQSGLQNIAQKPASDSVSVYQFKYKKLIVPSVFIGYGILSLTSDDLKQLNRSTQYEIGEHQPDKIKLDNYTQYVPAILVYGLNAIGLKGKHNLKDRSIILGTSLLISSAVVLPTKHLVREERPDGSNNLSFPSGHTTTAFTTAHFMFREYQDENIWLSLSGYPIAVFTGVYRILNDKHWVGDVVAGAGIGILSTEVAYWLFPKVSQLFSKDHSKNSALVYPFYQNKTMGLGLSLNF; translated from the coding sequence ATGAAGAGGGTTATTGTATTAATCCTGTTGTGCTTATCCCAATGGAGTGTGGCTCAAAGTGGGTTGCAGAACATTGCCCAAAAGCCGGCATCAGATTCTGTATCGGTATATCAATTCAAATATAAAAAGCTGATAGTACCATCTGTTTTTATTGGATATGGAATCCTAAGTCTGACTTCTGATGACCTGAAACAGCTGAACCGTTCCACCCAATATGAAATTGGGGAGCATCAGCCGGATAAAATAAAACTGGATAATTATACCCAATACGTACCTGCAATATTGGTTTATGGATTAAATGCTATTGGACTTAAAGGAAAACATAATTTGAAAGACCGAAGTATTATTTTAGGCACATCGTTGCTGATTTCAAGTGCTGTCGTATTACCTACCAAGCATTTGGTGAGAGAAGAACGACCAGATGGTTCTAATAATTTGTCGTTTCCTTCGGGACATACTACAACTGCTTTTACAACAGCACATTTTATGTTCCGTGAATATCAGGATGAAAATATTTGGTTAAGTTTGTCTGGTTATCCAATTGCTGTTTTTACGGGAGTTTATCGCATTTTGAATGATAAACATTGGGTGGGTGATGTGGTTGCAGGTGCCGGTATTGGAATTCTCTCCACAGAAGTTGCCTATTGGTTGTTCCCAAAAGTCAGTCAATTATTTTCAAAAGATCATAGCAAAAATAGTGCTCTTGTATATCCGTTTTATCAAAATAAAACAATGGGATTAGGTTTGTCTTTAAACTTTTAA
- a CDS encoding efflux RND transporter periplasmic adaptor subunit — protein MKILKLYGSYFLVLIVLLSAVQCQQKQETTATKTANPKDENTVIFTDAQLHNTPIETAELSMQHISTVLKLNGKIDVPPQNLVSVSTPLGGYLKSTRLLPGMKVVKGQVIAVIENPQFVQLQQDYLMAKSKYHFAQLDYNRQTKLNQSQASSDKVMQQAQSIMSDQKILMNSIAQQLKLVNINPAKISAGNIQQSVPVYSTINGFVSKVNVNVGKYVTSSDVLFKLINPSDIHLNLKVYEKDLEMLKTGQQIVAYTNVDPSKKYAGEILLTSKDVDGSGMAEVNCHFEKYDPALIPGMYMNAEVKTENSFANAIPEESVVDFEGKSYVFTETGKQTWKMVPVTLGISENGFVEILNFADFQGKKIVVKNAYTILMKLKNTSEDED, from the coding sequence ATGAAAATATTAAAATTATACGGTTCTTATTTTTTGGTCTTGATAGTACTGCTTTCCGCAGTTCAATGTCAACAAAAACAAGAAACCACCGCCACCAAAACTGCAAATCCGAAAGACGAAAACACGGTTATTTTCACCGATGCACAGTTACACAATACCCCCATTGAAACCGCGGAACTGTCGATGCAGCATATTTCCACCGTATTGAAACTCAACGGTAAAATTGATGTACCACCGCAAAATCTGGTTTCCGTAAGTACACCGCTGGGCGGCTATCTGAAAAGCACCCGCCTTTTGCCAGGGATGAAAGTAGTTAAAGGTCAGGTAATTGCCGTTATTGAAAATCCGCAGTTTGTACAGTTGCAGCAGGATTATCTGATGGCAAAATCCAAATACCACTTTGCCCAACTGGATTATAACCGACAAACTAAGCTCAACCAAAGCCAGGCAAGTAGTGATAAAGTGATGCAGCAGGCACAATCCATTATGAGCGATCAGAAAATTCTGATGAATTCCATTGCCCAGCAACTGAAGTTGGTCAACATAAATCCGGCTAAGATATCTGCCGGAAATATTCAGCAGAGCGTACCTGTCTATAGTACCATCAACGGTTTTGTGAGCAAGGTGAATGTGAATGTAGGCAAATATGTAACGTCTTCGGATGTGCTGTTTAAACTCATCAATCCTTCTGATATTCACCTCAATTTAAAAGTGTATGAAAAGGATTTGGAAATGCTGAAAACCGGGCAACAGATTGTGGCTTATACCAATGTAGATCCTTCAAAAAAATATGCCGGTGAAATTTTGCTGACGAGTAAAGACGTGGACGGAAGCGGCATGGCTGAGGTTAATTGTCATTTTGAAAAATACGATCCTGCACTCATTCCCGGAATGTATATGAATGCCGAAGTGAAAACAGAAAATTCTTTTGCCAATGCTATTCCGGAAGAAAGCGTGGTGGATTTTGAAGGGAAAAGTTATGTCTTTACAGAAACCGGGAAACAGACCTGGAAGATGGTCCCGGTCACATTGGGAATTTCCGAAAATGGCTTTGTTGAAATCCTCAACTTTGCTGATTTTCAAGGTAAGAAAATCGTGGTCAAAAACGCCTATACCATATTGATGAAGTTGAAAAATACCAGTGAAGATGAAGATTAA
- a CDS encoding heme-binding domain-containing protein yields MEIIKTIIPLLLILLIGIQFFGVTPNTSAIVPESAIENHYSIPSNVQQILKTSCYDCHSNNTVYPSYNKLQPIKWWLAEHIADGKKHLNFDEFNAYATDQKLRKLAEIEETVNAGEMPLKSYTLIHNNAKLSDEQKQQLRDWVIATKKVINRKAINR; encoded by the coding sequence ATGGAAATTATAAAAACAATCATTCCCCTATTACTGATTTTGCTGATTGGCATCCAGTTCTTTGGGGTAACGCCCAATACTTCTGCAATAGTGCCTGAAAGTGCCATAGAAAACCATTACAGCATTCCCTCAAATGTGCAGCAAATCCTGAAAACCAGTTGTTACGACTGCCATTCCAATAACACGGTTTATCCATCTTACAACAAGTTGCAACCCATCAAATGGTGGCTGGCAGAACATATCGCGGATGGAAAAAAACATCTGAATTTTGATGAATTTAATGCATATGCTACAGATCAGAAATTACGTAAGCTGGCTGAGATTGAGGAAACCGTAAATGCAGGAGAAATGCCATTGAAAAGTTATACCCTTATCCATAACAATGCAAAATTGTCGGATGAGCAGAAGCAGCAACTCCGGGATTGGGTCATTGCCACAAAAAAGGTAATCAATCGTAAAGCTATTAACCGATGA